The nucleotide window ttaattttgtaaCTTTTACGAGTTAGGATCAATTCTTATTATTCTGTTACTggatatttttaattcatatttGTTAGTGGAGTGGATATGAAACATAATTAATCTTTtgttatagtttatatttaaaaatattatatataatgtctAAGTGATATTTATTGCAGTCTTTGTCATATAATAACCCTAAAGTCTGATGAGACGACAAAAAGAGACGATTAGGGTCGACTCCTATTGGCCTATCGGGCTATCAAGATGGTCTCTTCATCCAAACATGAGGTCCATAACAATAATAAACCCGCACAAACAATTTGcaaataaatgaaaatgtgtgttttgcTGAATGAAACACTTGTCGCGCCTATGGATGCATGACTTTGTGACATGACATCCTAGGTGTCCTAACCAGGATAAAGGAAACattcttttattatataaaatattagtatgTAAGTGGTAAACAAAGAAGTATGATATCCACTTTATCTTAGTAtccatcttatattatattataataagttTCCAACTCTATGATAATACATATACATTCTCATCATATATTCGATGGGCAATACATACAAAACTTCATCTTCAATAATACAAACACTTTCAAACGGTGTCTTTTTCCCTTGTTTTAACGTATGATATTTTATTCTAACATTTTGTGTTTGAAACATTATTGGTGTGTTTTAGATATTACTGGTGAATGTGTGAATGTTGGACCTTTAAAAGATttcattgcaaaaaaaaattaagttaaaaTTAACTATTCGTAACACAACGTAGATTTTATTCagcatttaattttattttatttcattctatttttatgacaagatactaatttttaatttttaatatttagtgaCACACATTATCATGCACACTATAATCTAGATATGCAATGAGATTTCTATAAATCGATCCTTAAAATTACCGGGGATATGTATTATTGaattttatccaaattatcTACATAGTTATACGTCTCCAAGAACATGtaccaaaaaattaaagattCTTTCCTTCGTATTTTTTACAGTGTGAGATGAGTGCGCTTGCACATGAACCACCAAAAATAaactttaagtttttttttaaaagatctaCCATCTATCTCTTATTCAGAACtccatataaataaataaaactctaAAAAACTGATGCACTATCGAGCCAAAATGTTAAAATAGACAAATATTACCGctctttaaaattaaaagaaactgTTGAATTTAGATTCAATcaagcaaaaaaattaaattttagataaaaagTCATGtataaagaataagaaaaagaataagTAATTGTGATTTGGTTAAcaaaaccggaaaaaaaaatcacaaaaagaatttaatatttatatttaattaaataaattagaataaatataaaaattaatattaaggttatatatattagcattcaCAAGGTGCAGGCCCACAGTtagtgtattttattttaatagggaaaatatcaaatcatgatATCATTTATTGGGATAAAACTACGAAACTTGGTGACAAAAAAAGTTATGTTTTTACTTTGTTGATAAATgcaaataacaaaagaaaatgaagtCAAGTCTTAGTAGACTCAATTCACAATGCTTCACTGACTTATTTTTTCTCTTATCTGTTCCCAAAAGTCAAGTCTTTAACTCAAATCATGGTTGAGCTAAATCAATGATCAATCGGGTCAAATATGAACCGGACAAAGGCGACTGGCCCACTGATAAGTATATAATCCAGACACTGGTAAATTTTGTTATATGAGTGTTTTCTttgcattaatttaaataaatagagTAAATGTAGCCCACCTTTATTTACAAATGTCCCACactatttaaaaacatttagaatTTCACCCCAAAAGAGAATCCAATACAAACACACATTATGCCAAACAAGTACTAAAAGTCCAAGGATCCAAAATTCTtcagaaagaacaaaaaataagCTGAAAGTGAGTTAGACTAGCATAAGTATTAGAAGCAGAAGAAAAACAAACAGATTAATTGAAGATATCAATTCTAACTGGATTTCTAGAGAAGCAATTAGAGTGAGACTGATAATTTTTCTATATATGAagggtttatgattttattaagAGCATGATGTTTAGACGAATTTTAGGATTTTAAAGTAGCAATAGGCGAATAGTTATAGCTAGCTAGTTATGACTTTTGATTATCTATGCATCATAGTTTACAGCCACTCTCACAAAAACATAGGCATCTCCCAATTTGGTTGTTGTGGAGGAACTGTAAATTTTGGTTTGTCCCCCCAAAAAGAACAACTATTGGATGAAACATTTAGATGATTCGATTTAGATACAGAGGAATGGACTGACAAGAATTTATAAAGTTCATATTTGGTTTTGGACTGACAAGCAGAGGAATGGACTGACAAGCACAGGGTGTGTCAATCCATTCGATTTTAGATATAGAGGAATGGACTGACAAGCACCTGTTAATACAAAGTTGTACACAATCTTGTTTGTGGAATTTGAAAAGAATTTATAAATTCATATTTGGTAGAGTGAAGTTCTAGATAGAACCGTCTAATTTATATATGCCTCAATTAGCTAACATATCAATTATAGTAAGGATAAACATAGTTTGAATTGTATATATAGTAAGTTAGTGATAATACAGATTAACATTtactaaacaaaaataaagcaTTTATAGTTTATTGCTAAACCAACATATTCAAAGATTTAGTTTCAGTTTTATCCTTTTTATTTCTAGTATTGTGGAAATCAATTAGGCGAGCTCTATAGTTTTTCATTTGGACTCTTCAAGGTTTTGTTCGCTTAATTTTCATTGCGGCTTTGGGCATCATTACTCACAAGTGTGCTTTGCATATGAAGTATCAACATTTATTGTGTTCACACAAACCCATTAATAAAAGTAAAAGACAACTTCCATAGAAACCGTAAGTTTAGTGTCCAATTTAAACCCAGATATCGGAGGTGCAGTCGCCGCCAGGATACCTCATCTCATGAGCGAGAGAAGGACCATCCGGTTCGGACCCAAAGTCCACAAAGAAATTAGGGTTAATGGAGAGACCACCTTTGTCCGTATCAACATCAATCTGCAACATGTGTGAGCCTTTCTCCACAAGTTCTGGATAAAACTGTTTGTCCCAAACACTAAACAACGAGTTCGTCACGTACAGTCGATTCCCGTCTAAGCTCAGCTGAAACATCTGCGGACCTCCTCTCAGACGTTGatcctacaaaaaaaaacaataaaaccaCTAATAATTGCAATACCGTGTAGAACAAGGACCATGAATTGACTTTTTTTGCTGCGTACCTTGATCATAGGGACATCGAACTGTAAGGTTTCGTCTTCTTCTCCCAAGGCAAAGGCATGGCTTCCCTTTTGGACTAGCCCGCCTACATGTAGCTGTCCAGTCAAAACAGGATTTTTCGGGTCCTCAATGTTGTACTGACGAATATCTCCGTGAAGCCAATTGGAAAAATAGAGGAACCGGTCGTCAAGAGATATTAGAAAGTCAGTAATAAGCCCTGGCATCTCCGGGAGAATCCAGTTTTCAACTTTCAAAGGTTTCACAGAAATCGCCACCTTGAATTTGGAGCTTGTTGTTAAGATAAATCAAAAGAAATTAAAGAACAAGATTCATCGATCATTAAGTAAACCTACCTCGTGGCTCCATGTTTCATCCTCGTTCTTGAAGAATCTCACAATAGTACTTGACAGAGCACATCCTGTAAATCCCGTAGCCTTGGTGGGGTCGTGCAAGAATCTTATCTGCTCTCGGAGTGTGAGGGGTTTAGTTACTTTTTTAAGGAAAATCTGAGATTAATAATTGGGAGATTATGGTTTACCTCTAAGGGTAAAAGCCCGTTATCACCAAGGTCAagtatctgtttcaattcgccTTCAGGCCAACTATAGACATGTAGATGCTTTCCATACAAGCCATCAGAGACGTCTTTCAGATCAAACCCTTTGGTAAACGCGGCCGGTGCTCCCCAAGAGGTACTGATCATCGTCTCATGCCGAGGTTGGTACCAGAAATCATACCCAAACAAAGGACTACTTCCTTCTTTCTCCcacctatttaaaaaaaaaaaaagtaaaaaattgtTACTAAAAGTTCTAATTAAGAATTAGGTTTTGCTCTTTTTGACTTGCCACCAAGAAACGGTATGAACCTATTCTTGAAGTTACCTTCTTTTGACGTTAAACTCAGAATCAAGTAAGAGAAACCCACTGCCTCCTGCGTTTCCATCTTTGTCCCCAAGACAAGATACAAGCAAATCTCCGGAAGCTAAGCAGTGTGGCTGATGCGGGTAAGCCAATCCCGTCTTCTCCAGAACCTCAGCAGGCTCTACAACTCTGTGCAGAGATGGTTCCTTTGGGTTCGTTTTTGTATCGACCACGTAGATGCGGCCAGACCTTTTCCAACACGTTTCAGAGGAGACCACAAATAAGGTTTCAGAACCAAAAAAACAACAGAGGAAAGGATGTTGTTTAGTTTCTTACAGAAGCGAGGGCAAGATGAGATAACGTCTTTCGCAAGAAGGATCACTATGGCAAGAGCTGCAGGAGTTCCAGCCTGAGTGATGAAGTTCATCTCCAAGAAAAGGCATTGATAATCTGTGGATGACACTTGAGTATGTCGACGAACTAGGATCAACATCTACTGTCGCTAAGTAATCTGGCTTGTCTTGGCCGGTTCCTAGACAAGAAACGTTACAAAGAAGTTTGAATATTTACGGAGATTACTACTTAATACCCGTATTTGATATAAGACTCTTGATtcaagattttatatttttagagtTCAAATTAGTCACCAGTGTATATTGCAGCGACATAGATGATATTCTCGCGCAAACCAGACATCGCGAGGAGAGGCGTGGCGTAACCTGGCCCGCTCTTGCAGCAATCTCCACCGTGGTTGCTCATCGTCATTAGTTATGCAGTGATGTTCCTACTTCATTATTGGCTCGCATTTATACTTAATATATTCAGGTAGATTTTTGTAAATTACTAATCATTTTGTTTTACGAataatatttcttttctttttcttatattaaaaCCCATGTGttccacattttttttttgataaaccaTTTGGACCGAATCCCAAGCCCAACTTGCCAAGTAGTGATAATTTAGTTCCCAGAAAAAAAACTGGATCTATGGATCTGACTAGTGACCATTCGGGAAACAAAAGGAACGAACAGAAAAAGAATATACGGGAATAAAATAGCaagaatgaaaacaaaaaatagttaTTCCTTCTTAAATTTAACAAGGAATAATTTTGTCCTTTAattctctataaaaaaaaacaaaatggaaATGAGAGGGAATTATTATTCTTTGTGAATGGTAATTTTTTATAGGATCGTTAAGGAATGCATTATTTTACATCATTCATTagtcactttttttttgtcatcaactttacagactcatattgactctgtgaaccacactgggagatcttgatccatgtgaactacAAAAGACGTTTCTTTCTTAGCACTGCGGGCTAAGCTATCCGCCTTCTTGTTCTGCGTTCTTGGTACATAGATATCTGCTCGAAAAAACTCTCTTTCAGATTGtttatatcttccaaataacttgcaaacgctgatcattcttctggttctgaaatCATCTTCACCAGTTGTGAATAATCCCAAAATATTACCACATGAGTACCACCACTTGATTGCGTTCCACCTTTGGTATAATCACGTAGGTTTGGACATTACTAATCATTTTACGGATAatatttcttctctttttcttatACCTTAAATATACCTACTTGAGCATCATCTTCAATTTTAAAATCACGTAAGTTTTGTACATTACAAATCATTTTGTTTTGCGGATGCTATTTAGTATTTATACTCTAGCttgtttatattaaaaagaataattcTTGGGTTCATCCATTAGGTTCATCGTTGACATAATAACTAATGAAAATTTATCAatctttttttaaagtaaaaacaaataaaaaaaaaagaattttaccTGGATTTATTCCATAAGGTGAACTTGTAGATTCACCAAATAAtagtattttgttattttatattcattatctcgaaaaaaacaaaataataataatttgctaagtcatattatatttttaaaataaaaagataaaataaataaaaaataatagtacttgtcaaaaaaaagaattattttttaacattGTTAGCACCGTCAATAAAACACTAAACTTTTAGGTAAACGCTAAAtctttggataaatcctaaaccctaaatcataaacactaaacattaaatcttaaatcctaaatactaaaccctaaattcttcGATAAATCTTAAGCcgttggataaatcctaaaccctaaatcacttaaccttaaatcctaaacactaaaccctaaacccttgggtaaaccctaaacctttggatAAATCATAACCCTAAATCATATACACTAAACACTAGGATTTATTATTTATCCAAATGTTTAGAGTTTAAGGTTAAGGGTTAAGTGTTtggtgtttagggtttagtgttttgttgacggcgttaaaaatatttcaatttttttttgacaatgactactatttttattttattttatctttttttaaagCATAATAAACTTTCcaaattcttattattattttttaaaaaatattgaatatgaaataacaatatagtattggttggtgaacctataggttcaactccaaaaaaaaaaaatgaataaaaagtaGTAGTAATTGccaaagaaattttttttaaaacattgttAACAGTGAGtaaaactctaaactctaaatttaaGGGTAAATTCTAAACTCTCGGGTAAACTCTAAACTTTTGAGTAAATCTTAAATCCTAAAGAACATCTATTGGTCACCTAACTAATAATGCATTCGCTTAATCGTTCTAGGCGATAAGCGTTGGGTCGCTGTCTGCTTTAAGTCGCTACCGCTTTCTTTAACAGTATATTAGagcatcatatttttaaaatcacgTAGTTTTGGACATTACTGATAATTTTTCACGTAGTTTTGGACATTATTGATAACTTTTCACGAataatatttcttt belongs to Brassica rapa cultivar Chiifu-401-42 chromosome A07, CAAS_Brap_v3.01, whole genome shotgun sequence and includes:
- the LOC103828707 gene encoding selenium-binding protein 3, giving the protein MTMSNHGGDCCKSGPGYATPLLAMSGLRENIIYVAAIYTGTGQDKPDYLATVDVDPSSSTYSSVIHRLSMPFLGDELHHSGWNSCSSCHSDPSCERRYLILPSLLSGRIYVVDTKTNPKEPSLHRVVEPAEVLEKTGLAYPHQPHCLASGDLLVSCLGDKDGNAGGSGFLLLDSEFNVKRRWEKEGSSPLFGYDFWYQPRHETMISTSWGAPAAFTKGFDLKDVSDGLYGKHLHVYSWPEGELKQILDLGDNGLLPLEIRFLHDPTKATGFTGCALSSTIVRFFKNEDETWSHEVAISVKPLKVENWILPEMPGLITDFLISLDDRFLYFSNWLHGDIRQYNIEDPKNPVLTGQLHVGGLVQKGSHAFALGEEDETLQFDVPMIKDQRLRGGPQMFQLSLDGNRLYVTNSLFSVWDKQFYPELVEKGSHMLQIDVDTDKGGLSINPNFFVDFGSEPDGPSLAHEMRYPGGDCTSDIWV